The Sander lucioperca isolate FBNREF2018 chromosome 15, SLUC_FBN_1.2, whole genome shotgun sequence genome window below encodes:
- the LOC116053072 gene encoding dual specificity protein phosphatase 13-like gives MTVRGCSNQSKGNRQQGHNRVVIHPINLEMTDIKPISEVRCEDSEQRNISATNPVEEEESTCATKDSKRTWAIPSLQELEELLHSAPRSCRHGDEVWPDLYLGDMFMSHDKLGLWQLGITHVLNAAHGKLCCKGSDDFYGTTVKYYGVPANDLPTFDLSPYFYPAAEFIHLALASGGKVFVHCAVGVSRSAALVLVYLMIHHHLSLLSSIRCVQQKRWIFPNRGFLRQLIALDRKLKDEGLNEPK, from the exons ATGACAGTCAGAGGCTGCAGCAACCAAAGCAAAGGCAACAGACAGCAGGGACATAACAGAGTAGTTATACACCCTATAAACTTAGAAATGACAGATATTAAACCAATCTCTGAGGTTAGATGTGAAGACTCTGAGCAGAGAAACATCAGCGCCACAAACCCAGTAGAGGAGGAAGAGTCCACATGTGCGACAAAGGATTCAAAGAGGACGTGGGCGATCCCGTCTCTCCAGGAGCTGGAGGAACTTTTACATTCTGCTCCACGCTCCTGTCGCCACGGAGATGAGGTGTGGCCAGACCTGTATCTGGGGGACAT GTTTATGTCTCATGACAAGCTTGGGCTCTGGCAGCTGGGCATCACTCATGTGCTGAACGCAGCACATGGGAAACTGTGCTGTAAGGGCAGTGATGATTTTTATGGAACCACAGTGAAATACTACGGCGTCCCAGCCAACGACCTGCCAACATTTGACCTTTCACCTTATTTCTACCCTGCTGCTGAGTTCATCCACCTGGCTTTGGCATCAGGAG GAAAGGTGTTTGTGCACTGTGCTGTGGGTGTGAGTCGCTCAGCTGCGTTGGTCCTAGTCTACTTGATGATTCATCACCACCTAAGTCTTCTGTCCTCTATACGCTGTGTGCAACAAAAACGCTGGATTTTCCCAAACAGAGGCTTCCTCCGACAGCTTATAGCCCTGGACCgaaaactgaaggatgaagggTTGAatgagccaaaataa
- the LOC116053012 gene encoding sphingomyelin synthase-related protein 1-like, whose protein sequence is MAPAGDSVSAWSCKQVAQWLQEEGFGEYVELLCAQHRLDGPSLLALTEADLRGSPLGLTVLGDIKRLTIAIRRLQKQNQAQLEVQGLLPTDSLPAGLSVGAAGGEWSCDEADRSYNGGDGLRNGTELRLRNGHRSGYGSGAAVCHTHSNGRYRQHLAGRLDPEVWKTIISSIYVFFVFGFTSFVMVIVHERVPDMRTYPPLPDIFLDSVPRIPWAFAMAEACGLILCYMFLLILLLHKHRSILFRRLCSLMGTVFLLRCCTMFVTSLSVPGQHLKCASKTYGDSWGKLQRALLIWSGFGMTLTGVQTCGDYMFSGHTVVITLLNFFVTEYTPRTWNLIHTISWVLNLFGIFFILAAHEHYSIDVFIAFYITTRLFLYYHTLANTRAYQQSRRARIWFPMFSFFECNVNGPVPNQYHWPFNKPAFMKTLIG, encoded by the exons ATGGCACCGGCAGGGGACAGTGTGAGTGCCTGGAGCTGTAAGCAGGTGGCCCAGTGGCTGCAGGAAGAAGGCTTCGGGGAGTATGTGGAGCTATTGTGCGCCCAGCACCGCCTGGATGGCCCCAGCCTGCTGGCTCTGACTGAGGCTGACCTGCGCGGGTCTCCACTGGGCCTCACCGTGTTGGGAGACATCAAGAGGCTGACCATAGCCATTCGCCGGCTCCAGAAACAGAACCAGGCCCAGCTGGAGGTGCAGGGTCTCCTGCCTACAGACAGTCTCCCTGCTGGGCTCTCGGTGGGCGCTGCAGGGGGCGAGTGGAGCTGTGATGAGGCTGACAGGAGTTATAACGGAGGGGATGGCTTGCGTAATGGGACTGAGCTGAGGTTGAGGAATGGTCACAGATCTGGATACGGTTCAGGAGCTGCAGTGTGTCATACACACTCCAATGGGAGGTATAGGCAGCACCTGGCCGGTAGATTGGACCCAGAGGTGTGGAAGACGATCATCAGTTCCATATATGTCTTTTTTGTGTTTGGATTCACATCTTTTGTCATGGTCATCGTACATGAGCGTGTCCCGGACATGAGGACGTACCCACCACTGCCTGACATATTTCTGGACAG TGTTCCTAGAATCCCCTGGGCTTTTGCAATGGCTGAGGCCTGTGGCCTCATCCTGTGTTACATGTTTCTGTTGATCCTGCTCCTCCACAAACACAG GTCCATTCTCTTCAGACGACTGTGTTCTTTGATGGGAACTGTGTTTTTGCTTCGTTGTTGCACCATGTTTGTCACCTCGCTCTCTGTGCCTGGGCAGCACCTGAAGTGTGCTAGTAAG ACATACGGGGATTCCTGGGGAAAGCTACAGAGGGCGCTACTGATCTGGAGTGGATTTGGGATGACTCTGACAGGCGTCCAAACGTGTGGAGACTACATGTTCAGTGGACACACTGTTGTTATCACATTGCTCAACTTCTTTGTGACTGAAT ACACTCCACGAACCTGGAATCTGATTCACACCATCTCCTGGGTGTTGAACCTGTTTGGGATTTTCTTCATCCTGGCGGCTCACGAGCACTACTCCATCGACGTGTTCATCGCCTTCTACATCACCACCCGCCTCTTCCTCTACTACCACACTTTAGCCAACACCCGAGCCTACCAGCAGAGCAGGAGGGCGCGCATTTGGTTCCCCATGTTCTCTTTCTTTGAGTGCAATGTCAACGGACCTGTCCCCAACCAGTATCACTGGCCCTTCAACAAACCAGCCTTCatgaaaactctgattggataG